Genomic DNA from Caloranaerobacter ferrireducens:
AGGTTATTACCTTTTATTAGAATGGAGCTGAGAAGTAAGTATGTAAATTTAAGGAGATTATGCTGTTCAGCACTTGGTAAAATAAAAGATGTAAAAACAAAGGATTGGTTAGAAGAGGCATTAGAAGATATAAATCCTCAGGTTAGACAATATGCAGCAAAGGCTTTAGAATATGTAGGGGATGTAGAAACAATTAACAAACTTAGAGAAATAATTGTTGATAAAAAAGAAAAAGATTATGTAAAAAAAGCTGCTTATAATTCATTAGTCAGTATTGAATCAAAATCAGCCAATTAGTTTTTTAGTATTTTCAACTATTTTAACTAATTTATTATATGTTAATATTGTACCGTAAGCAACTATAGGACGTCCAAATGCAACAAGATTAAGTCGTCTTGAGCTAAAGCCTCCTATTTTCATTAAGATATTTACACCATCCATTGTATTAACTAATAATAAATCGTTTTTATTTCCTCCAGCAAGCTCCCATGCATCTTTTATTGCTGGTATTACAAGATGTGGTACAAATTGTCTGCTTAAAGTAAATACTTTATGTCCATTTTCATCTATACCACGGAAAATTATTTTACCTTGGTCTTTTTTATTTAACGTATCAAAATATGATAAAGATAATATATCTCTTAAACTAGGCTTTCTATTATTTGGAAGTATACCAAGATGAATTGCAGATGCTATTGCAGAGGAGTGAGCTCCACCGACACAATGATAAATTATATACATCTAATCACCTCGTGAGAAATTAATACAAATATAATTTTCCCAAATTTTAATAAAATAATTATAATATTTAAGATTTAAACATAAACTAGTTGCAAAAGAAAATTTCAGAATTATATTGCAATTAAAAATTTTTTAAATTATAATAATATTAAAAAGTGGGAGGGAATACCAATGCTGTTTAGAAACTGTGCTGGTGGTGTAGTGTTTTATGGCGACAAAGTTTTTATTTTAAAAAATGAAAAGGGTGAATGGGTATTACCTAAAGGAAAGATTCGTAACGAATTCCTAGCGCATGAGACTGCAGTAAGTAGAGTTAGGGAAGAAACAGGGCTTGAAGTTTCTATTGTATCAACTGCTGGGGAGACTAGTTACGAATTTTTTTCTATTACAAGACAAAGACCGGTTTGTAATGAAATAATATGGTATATCATGGAGGCAAAAAATAAAGACTTTGTAATAAATAAAGATGAAGGTTTTAAAGATGGTGGATTTTTTGATGTTGAAGATGCACTTAAGTTAATTACATATAGCCAGGATAAGGCTTTAGTTAGTTTATCATTTAAAAAATATCAAAAACTAAGAGATAAACAAGTAGCTTATGTATAGGGCAGTTATTGCCCTTTATTTTTTTTATTCAAATGATTATAATTAAAATAGTCAAAAGTGCTGAAGCTAGCATAAAAGGGGAGATTCAGAATGAAAAACAAATATAAAACATTACATGAATATGGCAAAAATGAGATTGTTATTAATAAGTCAAAATTTATTGGATATGCTAAGCCTATAAATAGTGAAAAAGAAGCAATTGAATTTATTAATGAGATAAGGGCTAAGCATAGAGATGCAACACATAATGTATATGCTTATGTTTTTGGTGAAAATAATAACATTCAAAGATATAGTGATGATGGAGAACCTAGTGGAACTGCAGGTATACCGGTTCTTGAAGTTATAAAAAAGGAAGATTTAAGAAATGTCGTTGTTGTAGTAACTAGGTATTTTGGTGGAATTAAGCTGGGAGCTGGAGGATTAGTTAGAGCTTATACAAAGGGTGCAAAGATTGGTATTGAAGCTGGGATTATTGTTGAGAAGATATTATTTAAAAGAATAATGGCGAGAATAGATTATACTCTATACGGAAAAGTTGAAAATGACTTGCTTAGAGGTGGTTATATTATAGATAATGTTACTTATGATACAGCAGTAAATTTAATTATTTTATGTGAAGTAGATAATGTAGAGGAATTGAGAAATTTACTAATTGACATAACTAATGGTAGAGTACAAATTGAAGAATTAGACGAAGAATACTATTCTGTTAAGGATGGTAAAATATTTAAATAATATTGTTCTTTTTAAATAAAAATATTTAATTATTTATGATTTGGAGTTATAATATACGTGGGTATGGTATATATTATTTAAACAGGAGGTATAATTATGGATAAAATTGATATGAATAAAAAAGAAATGCTAGAAAAGAAGGTGTGGGCAGTAGTAGGTGCTACAAATAATAAAGAAAAATTTGGTTATAAAATATGGAAAAAGTTAAAAGATAATGGATATGAAGTTTATCCAGTAAATCCAAAATATGATAATATTGACGGTGAAACTTGTTATCCTACATTAAAAGATTTACCTAAAATACCTGATGTAGTTGATTTTGTTGTTCCACCTAAAGTAACGTCAAAAGGTGTAGACCTTGCACATGAACTTGGAATAGAATATTTATGGTTTCAACCAGGAACAGCAGACGAAGAAGTTATTGATAAAGCCGAGAATTTAGGTAAAAAAATAGTTTTTCATGATTGTGTTTTAGTAGCATTAGATTAGCAAAAAGGTTCCATTATGGAGCCTTTTATTTTTTTTTGTAGTAAAATTCATAAATTCCCATGAAAAACAGAAAAACTGCAAAAATTTTTCTAAGCATTTCTGGATTGATGTTAACTGCAATCATAGAACCTACGAATGCACCAATTAACCCAGTAACAATTATTGGAAAAGCTATTT
This window encodes:
- a CDS encoding DUF3189 family protein, which translates into the protein MYIIYHCVGGAHSSAIASAIHLGILPNNRKPSLRDILSLSYFDTLNKKDQGKIIFRGIDENGHKVFTLSRQFVPHLVIPAIKDAWELAGGNKNDLLLVNTMDGVNILMKIGGFSSRRLNLVAFGRPIVAYGTILTYNKLVKIVENTKKLIG
- a CDS encoding NUDIX hydrolase; amino-acid sequence: MLFRNCAGGVVFYGDKVFILKNEKGEWVLPKGKIRNEFLAHETAVSRVREETGLEVSIVSTAGETSYEFFSITRQRPVCNEIIWYIMEAKNKDFVINKDEGFKDGGFFDVEDALKLITYSQDKALVSLSFKKYQKLRDKQVAYV
- a CDS encoding YigZ family protein; this encodes MKNKYKTLHEYGKNEIVINKSKFIGYAKPINSEKEAIEFINEIRAKHRDATHNVYAYVFGENNNIQRYSDDGEPSGTAGIPVLEVIKKEDLRNVVVVVTRYFGGIKLGAGGLVRAYTKGAKIGIEAGIIVEKILFKRIMARIDYTLYGKVENDLLRGGYIIDNVTYDTAVNLIILCEVDNVEELRNLLIDITNGRVQIEELDEEYYSVKDGKIFK
- a CDS encoding CoA-binding protein; translated protein: MDKIDMNKKEMLEKKVWAVVGATNNKEKFGYKIWKKLKDNGYEVYPVNPKYDNIDGETCYPTLKDLPKIPDVVDFVVPPKVTSKGVDLAHELGIEYLWFQPGTADEEVIDKAENLGKKIVFHDCVLVALD